A genomic window from Nocardioides sp. BP30 includes:
- a CDS encoding RNA polymerase sigma factor, whose product MSSIARKIPAEVLAHPAVVALIEAGAPTGSVTPEEVRRASEDAAVEPRHLKALLAHLSTLGISVDLGAVAGRAAAASSARKATTTAPAKKAAAKKAPAKPAVADEDAVDEEDLELDEIEVEDDVVGADDTGAAKPADAVGPDGKKILPDIPDDQFEKDVATDPTIAEDEKEASFVVSAADDTDEPEQQVMVAGATADPVKDYLKQIGKVPLLNAEMEVELAKRIEAGLFGEEKLAKGGKIKPQLYEELEWIAEDGRRAKNHLLEANLRLVVSLAKRYTGRGMLFLDLIQEGNLGLIRAVEKFDYTKGYKFSTYATWWIRQAITRAMADQARTIRIPVHMVEVINKLARVQRQMLQDLGREPTPEELAKELDMTPEKVIEVQKYGREPISLHTPLGEDGDSEFGDLIEDSEAIVPADAVSFTLLQEQLHAVLDTLSEREAGVVSMRFGLTDGQPKTLDEIGKVYGVTRERIRQIESKTMSKLRHPSRSQVLRDYLD is encoded by the coding sequence GTGTCCTCGATCGCACGCAAGATTCCCGCTGAGGTGCTCGCCCATCCCGCCGTCGTGGCGCTGATCGAGGCAGGCGCGCCCACCGGGAGCGTGACTCCTGAGGAGGTGCGCCGGGCCAGTGAGGACGCTGCCGTCGAGCCGCGCCACCTCAAGGCCCTGCTCGCCCATCTGAGCACGCTCGGCATCTCCGTCGACCTCGGCGCCGTCGCCGGTCGCGCCGCCGCTGCCTCCTCGGCCCGCAAGGCCACCACGACCGCTCCGGCGAAGAAGGCGGCCGCGAAGAAGGCGCCGGCCAAGCCGGCCGTCGCCGACGAGGACGCCGTCGACGAGGAGGATCTCGAGCTTGACGAGATCGAGGTCGAGGACGATGTGGTGGGTGCGGACGACACGGGCGCGGCGAAGCCGGCCGACGCCGTGGGTCCCGACGGCAAGAAGATCCTGCCCGACATCCCCGACGACCAGTTCGAGAAGGATGTCGCGACCGACCCGACGATCGCCGAGGACGAGAAGGAGGCCTCCTTCGTCGTCTCGGCCGCCGACGACACCGACGAGCCCGAGCAGCAGGTCATGGTCGCCGGCGCGACGGCCGACCCGGTCAAGGACTACCTGAAGCAGATCGGCAAGGTCCCGCTGCTCAACGCGGAGATGGAGGTCGAGCTCGCCAAGCGGATCGAGGCCGGCCTCTTCGGTGAGGAGAAGCTCGCCAAGGGCGGCAAGATCAAGCCCCAGCTCTACGAGGAGTTGGAGTGGATCGCCGAGGACGGTCGCCGCGCCAAGAACCACCTGCTCGAGGCGAACCTCCGACTGGTCGTCTCGCTGGCCAAGCGCTACACCGGCCGCGGCATGCTCTTCCTGGACCTGATCCAGGAGGGCAACCTCGGTCTGATCCGCGCGGTGGAGAAGTTCGACTACACCAAGGGTTACAAGTTCTCGACGTACGCGACGTGGTGGATCCGTCAGGCCATCACGCGAGCCATGGCCGACCAGGCTCGCACCATCCGTATCCCGGTGCACATGGTCGAGGTCATCAACAAGCTGGCCCGGGTGCAGCGTCAGATGCTCCAGGACCTGGGTCGCGAGCCCACCCCGGAGGAGCTGGCCAAGGAGCTGGACATGACCCCGGAGAAGGTCATCGAGGTCCAGAAGTACGGCCGCGAGCCCATCTCCCTGCACACCCCGCTCGGTGAGGACGGCGACTCCGAGTTCGGCGACCTGATCGAGGACTCCGAGGCCATCGTGCCCGCCGACGCGGTCAGCTTCACCCTGCTGCAGGAGCAGCTGCACGCGGTCCTCGACACGCTCTCCGAGCGCGAGGCCGGTGTGGTCTCGATGCGGTTCGGGCTCACCGACGGCCAGCCCAAGACCCTCGACGAGATCGGCAAGGTGTACGGCGTGACCCGTGAGCGGATCCGCCAGATCGAGTCCAAGACCATGTCCAAGCTGCGGCACCCGTCGCGCTCGCAGGTCCTGCGCGACTACCTCGACTGA